DNA from Vitis vinifera cultivar Pinot Noir 40024 chromosome 19, ASM3070453v1:
CTGAGCTATGTTGAGCCATTGATGCTTGAGTTGAAGTCTTGAACAATGTTGTTGGATATGAGTTTAATAATCAGCTGAGCATGTACAAGTTCAATTGAGAAGTTGCTATATTGTACTCTAAAGTATAGAAAGCAAGttggaatattttatttaaacatttttatgtAAACCTATGGTGAAGGCTTCTCTATTTTATCGTAGAGAAAAAATACATAGAAGAATAAGATACCATCCTTAAGTTGAAAACAAAGTATTCTTCAATAATATTGATCCTTTGAAAGATTGTCTAATGATGGTTTGAATCGATGAACAGAAGCCAGGATGATGTAAGTGAGTCCCAGGTGTACAGCAACCTTAAGAATAACGTCTGCTATGTTGTGGACAAACCGGTTTGAGGAACGGAAGTTCAATTTTTAGTTAAAATCAGAATTCCATCTAGTTTTAAATTGTGTAATGGATGCCTAAACAAGACTCCCAGAtgataaaaatgtaagaaaaccCAATTGTAGAGGCAGATAGTTCTGCAAAGCAACATAAGCGCTTTGCCTCAAAAGGAATTAATCATTTTGGGTTTTATTTAGGTTCACACGATTGTCTCTAAGGATGTTTACACGTCATAGTGAATTTATTGCATTGGTTAAAAGTCGAATGTAAATTTGCTTGATAGTTCCCTGAGAAATCAGTGATCATTTGTTCTGAACAAAGGCCATGTATGTGAAATTGCATACTTCGCATAATCATCCTTGCTAGGCATGCAGGTAGTAGGGCTGTCTTTaatcattttcccttttaaacTGATGTCGATTACACGTCCTTCTGAGATTGCATAATTGTTCTGGAATGATATAAAAATGTTTAAGAAATTGCCGTTTAAGCCTAGCTTACAAGTCTTGGTATTCCTGATTCATTTTGCTTGCACgacctatttttcttcttcatttcactTATGGGAACTATACCACCTTGAGGAAAAATGCTCAAGCGTAAACCTGCATAACCTTTGAGCATCCTTCAAAGACACATATGCGACTCCTTCCCTTCTTTAATCATTATTGAATTAGCTGTTAACACTACAAAATTGTCTCCTAATGGTTAGATACTCTGGTGGTTTTCCTTagctttaaaaatcattaaatcctcatttcattttttgaaacaCTTCCAAGTGAAAGATTTTCATTAAACAAGTTACGGATTTTTGAAGAAGATAGATTGAACACGTGAGAATCCAAACTGATTTTCTAACCAAATTTTGAAATGGAAAACAGTTCATGAAAGAGTATTTTCAGTTTCTCCCACATCACTTTCTCTTGGAATTCTAAGAAATCACATCACCTATGGCTGGCATTAAAACGAAAACAAATTTGGCTAAAAACTTACTGGAATTTCATTTGAATCAGTCATGTAAAAGGGTTTTAtctcctcccccccccccccccccccccccccccaacacTTAGAGAACCATTACAAATAGAatcaatttttcttcttcacacACTGGACTTTTGGAATCATGGACTGCTGTAAAGTTTTCAATAATGCAAAGATCAAGACCATGGGTCCAGAATTTTGAGGTGTGACAGTTACCTTgttctttcttttgtattttgtcAGGTTGCTCACACTAGAACTGTCATACTGGGACTTGCCTGAAGTGTTCAACAGGAATCTTGTACAAATGCTTACGGGTTGCTCTTACTTGGAGGTAAAATCATGAGACTAaacccttcttttcttttccatgttcTGCTGATCCTACCATCACTCTCTTTCGAAATGTTTGATCTCACACTGAGAGAGTATGCATACGGGCTATTGAAGCAACCTTTCTTTCTACTTATGCAGTCTCTATGTCTAAAGATTCGAGGGGCAGAATTTGATGCCACTTTTTTCCGGTCCATTCAACATTTCCTGCCCAAAACTGTTAAAATCTTGAAGTTGCAGCCAGTGCTTGAACAAGATGTGATTCGTTTTATACATGAGCTCAGAGTTAACCGGAATATTTTGGATACAGCTGAATTTGGAATTCCCTTCTCTCCAGCATCCCCTGGTTTCAAATTGCAGTCCTTATCTCTTGTCTTAGATATCATATCCGATGAACTTATTAGTTCCATCACCGACTCTCTTCCGTTTCTGATTGAGCTTCATCTTGAAGATAGACCAAGCAAAGAACCATCACCATTCCATGATTTGACTAACAGTGGGCTTCAGTCTTTGAGGTTTTGTCGTCATTTAACTGACATCTCTCTTATACGAAGTAGACACAACCTCCCAGTATATTTCAAAAGGATAAATGATATGGGCATGTTTCTCCTTTCTGAGGGCTGCAGGCTCCTAGAGTCGGTGAGACTTGGTGGGTTTTGTAGAGTTAGTGATGCTGGTTTTGCATCAATTCTGCACTCTTGTTGGCacctaaaaaaatttgaagttcgTAATGCCTTACTTCTGTCTGATCTGGCCTTCCATGATCTCACTGGAGCCCCCTGTTCCCTGGTTGAGGTGAAATTGTCATCCTGTAATCTTATAACTAGTGAAACCGTTCATAAAATGGCCTCTTCCAGAAGGTTGGAGGTGCTTGACCTCTTTGGCTGCAAGAGCATAGCTGACTCATCTCTCAGCTCCATTACATGTCTTAATAAACTAACTACATTGAATCTTGGAGGTGCTGATGTTACAGACAGAGGTTTATCTGTTCTCAGTCAGGGGTATTCACCCATTTCACATTTGTGCCTTCGAGGCTGTAAGAGGGTAACTGACAAAGGGGTTTCTCTTTTGTTTCATGGCTGTGGAGTGATTAGTAAAACATTGACAGCACTGGATTTAGGCCACATGCCAGGGATATCAGATAAAGCCATTCTCACAATTGCTGCAGTTGGTACAGGGATTACTGAATTGTGCATTAGGTATTGTTTCTATGTGACTGATTCTTCAGTGGAAGCATTGGCCACAAAAAGAAGGCTTCAGGATGGAAGGAAACCACTTCGGAAGCTAGATCTCTTTCACTGCACTGGGTTGTCTGTTAAATCATTAGAGTCATTGAAGAGGCCTTTCTTTCAAGCTCTAAAGTGGATTGGTCTTGGACGCACTTGTTTGAGTGGTAAAGCAAATGAAATCTTGAATGAACGCCCCTGGCTGACTCTCTGTTTGGATGGCTGTGAAATGGGATGTCATGATGGGTGGCACTTCCATAGACCAGAGACCAGAGACCATTAAAGTTGGATCTTGATCATTTTTAAGTGCTCGCCAGCTTCCTTAACCAGGGTCTAGATATTCATGTAAGTTCCACCATATTATCA
Protein-coding regions in this window:
- the LOC100244592 gene encoding F-box protein At-B, translated to MGLLETEQKQSKMVGVGLEGLPTTLINEIIVKLDTETLCSVACVSRALRFAVSEALPLSSSLDLSAFSPDAQTLNHLVSRCKGLKILTLDCLRLDDSSITIFLGPHIQELNLLRCSLLSYQLLRSIGESLPNLRLLTLELSYWDLPEVFNRNLVQMLTGCSYLESLCLKIRGAEFDATFFRSIQHFLPKTVKILKLQPVLEQDVIRFIHELRVNRNILDTAEFGIPFSPASPGFKLQSLSLVLDIISDELISSITDSLPFLIELHLEDRPSKEPSPFHDLTNSGLQSLRFCRHLTDISLIRSRHNLPVYFKRINDMGMFLLSEGCRLLESVRLGGFCRVSDAGFASILHSCWHLKKFEVRNALLLSDLAFHDLTGAPCSLVEVKLSSCNLITSETVHKMASSRRLEVLDLFGCKSIADSSLSSITCLNKLTTLNLGGADVTDRGLSVLSQGYSPISHLCLRGCKRVTDKGVSLLFHGCGVISKTLTALDLGHMPGISDKAILTIAAVGTGITELCIRYCFYVTDSSVEALATKRRLQDGRKPLRKLDLFHCTGLSVKSLESLKRPFFQALKWIGLGRTCLSGKANEILNERPWLTLCLDGCEMGCHDGWHFHRPETRDH